The genomic window AGCTCAAGCTCCTGCTCGAAACCCTCCTGTGAACATCCCCTGATGTCATCGCCTCCATGCGGGAACTGACCGAGGCCAACGCCGCCCTCTACCTCCGCGAGTCCGGCCGCGTCCCCGACGGCGTGGGCCTGTCCGTCCGCGAGCTCGCCGGCGGCGTCTCCAACGTGGTCCTCCGCGTGGACTTCGACCCCGCCGCGGGGAGCCCGCCGATCGTCATCAAGCAGTGCCGCGAGCGGCTCCGCGTGGCCATGGAATGGCTCGCCCCGCTGGACCGCATCTGGGCCGAGCGCTCGGCGCTGGGCCTGCTCGCGACGATCCTCCCCGACGGCATGGTCCCGGCCGTCCTGTTCGAGGACCGAGACGAGTACCTCTTCGCGATGTCGTGCGCCCCGGACGACTCCGCGACCTGGAAGTCGCACCTGATGGCCGGGCGCATCGACCCGGAGATCGCCCGGGGGCTCGGCGAGACGCTGGCCCAGATCCACATCCTCGCGCCCGGCCGCCCGGCGCTCCGGGGGGAGCTCGCCGACCGCTCCCTCTTCGAGAAGCTCCGGGTCGACCCCTATTACCGCACGATCGCCCGGAGGCACCCCGAGGTCGCCCCCGCGATCGAGTCGCTCATCGCCGCGATGGACGACCTGCCCGAGGAGGAGCGGACCCTCGTCCTGGGCGACTACAGCCCCAAGAACATCCTCGTCCACGCCCGCGGCGTCGTCCTCCTGGACTTCGAGTGTGCCCACGCCGGGGACGCCTCGTTCGACCTCGGCTTCTTCATGAGCCACTTGCTGCTGAAGGCCGTGCGTGCCGACCTGGCCCATCCCGGCGCGGGGGGCCCGTATCTCCGCCTCGCGGATGACTTCTGGTTCGCGTACTTCGGCCGGCTCGATCGGGATTGGTGGCCCAACGGGCCCTCGTCGCCTCCCTACGGGCGTCGGTACGAGATGGGGCAGGCGCACCTGGCGGCCTGCCTGCTCGCCCGGATCGACGGCAAGAGCCCCGTCGAGTACCTTGACGAGGAGGCGAGGGGGTTCGTCCGCGACGTCGCGATCGAGGCCCTCCGCCAGGATCCCAGACCGTTCGGCGGCATCCGGCGCCTGCTGAAATCGAGGCTCGAGGCGCGGCGGGGCACGACGCACGGCGGAGGCTGACGGGCATGGCGACGGCGACTCTTCGGGGGCTGAAGGCGCGGCAGGTGCTGGACTCGCGGGGGCGGCCCACGGTGGAGGTGGACGCGATCGCCTCGACGGGCGCGGTCGGCCGGGCGATCGTCCCCTCGG from Aquisphaera giovannonii includes these protein-coding regions:
- a CDS encoding phosphotransferase family protein; this translates as MRELTEANAALYLRESGRVPDGVGLSVRELAGGVSNVVLRVDFDPAAGSPPIVIKQCRERLRVAMEWLAPLDRIWAERSALGLLATILPDGMVPAVLFEDRDEYLFAMSCAPDDSATWKSHLMAGRIDPEIARGLGETLAQIHILAPGRPALRGELADRSLFEKLRVDPYYRTIARRHPEVAPAIESLIAAMDDLPEEERTLVLGDYSPKNILVHARGVVLLDFECAHAGDASFDLGFFMSHLLLKAVRADLAHPGAGGPYLRLADDFWFAYFGRLDRDWWPNGPSSPPYGRRYEMGQAHLAACLLARIDGKSPVEYLDEEARGFVRDVAIEALRQDPRPFGGIRRLLKSRLEARRGTTHGGG